Proteins found in one Carassius auratus strain Wakin chromosome 42, ASM336829v1, whole genome shotgun sequence genomic segment:
- the LOC113060481 gene encoding paired box protein Pax-9-like isoform X1, translating to MEPAFGEVNQLGGVFVNGRPLPNAIRLRIVELAQLGIRPCDISRQLRVSHGCVSKILARYNETGSILPGAIGGSKPRVTTPTVVKHIRTYKQRDPGIFAWEIRDRLLADGVCDKFNLPSVSSISRILRNKIGNLSQQNQYESSKQGPHPQPHPSLSYNHLYSYPTPISATGTKVPTPSGMHSLPGHMAMHRIWPSSHSVTDILGIRSITEQQISDSPSFPSAKLEEWRAINRSNFSPANSPLVNGVDKPHLEPEAKYTQMPNGLPTVNSYVTAPSIHPYHPPTQVSPYMGYSGTTSAYVTGPTWQPPSGSALSPHSCDITTPLAFKSTTAT from the exons ATGG AGCCAGCCTTTGGGGAGGTGAACCAGCTAGGTGGTGTTTTTGTGAACGGAAGACCCTTACCCAATGCCATCCGGCTCAGGATAGTAGAGCTGGCCCAGCTGGGCATCAGGCCTTGTGACATCAGCAGGCAGCTCCGCGTCTCTCACGGCTGTGTGAGCAAGATTCTGGCTCGGTACAACGAAACCGGCTCAATACTTCCTGGCGCTATTGGCGGCAGTAAACCCAGGGTCACGACCCCAACCGTGGTCAAGCACATTAGGACTTACAAGCAACGGGACCCCGGCATTTTCGCTTGGGAGATCCGAGACAGACTGCTTGCGGACGGTGTGTGTGATAAATTCAATCTGCCCTCTGTCAGCTCGATTAGTAGGATTCTCCGCAACAAGATCGGAAACCTGTCTCAACAGAATCAGTACGAGTCTAGCAAACAGGGCCCTCATCCCCAGCCCCATCCCAGCCTGTCTTACAACCACCTGTACTCGTATCCAACACCGATCTCAGCCACTGGGACTAAAGTACCAACTCCGTCTGGCATGCACTCTCTTCCTGGACACATGGCAATGCATAGGATATGGCCTTCCTCTCATTCTGTTACAGACATTCTGGGCATTCGATCAATAACGGAGCAGCAAA TTAGTGACAGTCCGTCCTTTCCCAGCGCCAAACTAGAAGAATGGAGAGCTATTAACAGGAGTAATTTTTCACCAGCGAATTCTCCACTAGTCAATGGTGTGGATAAGCCTCACTTAGAACCTGAAGCAAAATACACACAG ATGCCGAATGGATTGCCCACAGTGAACAGTTATGTCACAGCTCCCAGCATCCATCCTTACCACCCTCCCACCCAAGTGTCACCCTACATGGGGTACAGCGGCACCACGTCGGCCTATGTGACCGGCCCCACATGGCAGCCGCCCAGTGGCAGTGCTCTCTCTCCCCACAGCTGTGACATCACCACCCCGCTGGCCTTCAAGAGCACGACTGCCACGTGA
- the LOC113060481 gene encoding paired box protein Pax-9-like isoform X2, whose protein sequence is MEPAFGEVNQLGGVFVNGRPLPNAIRLRIVELAQLGIRPCDISRQLRVSHGCVSKILARYNETGSILPGAIGGSKPRVTTPTVVKHIRTYKQRDPGIFAWEIRDRLLADGVCDKFNLPSVSSISRILRNKIGNLSQQNQYESSKQGPHPQPHPSLSYNHLYSYPTPISATGTKVPTPSGMHSLPGHMAMHRIWPSSHSVTDILGIRSITEQQNAEWIAHSEQLCHSSQHPSLPPSHPSVTLHGVQRHHVGLCDRPHMAAAQWQCSLSPQL, encoded by the exons ATGG AGCCAGCCTTTGGGGAGGTGAACCAGCTAGGTGGTGTTTTTGTGAACGGAAGACCCTTACCCAATGCCATCCGGCTCAGGATAGTAGAGCTGGCCCAGCTGGGCATCAGGCCTTGTGACATCAGCAGGCAGCTCCGCGTCTCTCACGGCTGTGTGAGCAAGATTCTGGCTCGGTACAACGAAACCGGCTCAATACTTCCTGGCGCTATTGGCGGCAGTAAACCCAGGGTCACGACCCCAACCGTGGTCAAGCACATTAGGACTTACAAGCAACGGGACCCCGGCATTTTCGCTTGGGAGATCCGAGACAGACTGCTTGCGGACGGTGTGTGTGATAAATTCAATCTGCCCTCTGTCAGCTCGATTAGTAGGATTCTCCGCAACAAGATCGGAAACCTGTCTCAACAGAATCAGTACGAGTCTAGCAAACAGGGCCCTCATCCCCAGCCCCATCCCAGCCTGTCTTACAACCACCTGTACTCGTATCCAACACCGATCTCAGCCACTGGGACTAAAGTACCAACTCCGTCTGGCATGCACTCTCTTCCTGGACACATGGCAATGCATAGGATATGGCCTTCCTCTCATTCTGTTACAGACATTCTGGGCATTCGATCAATAACGGAGCAGCAAA ATGCCGAATGGATTGCCCACAGTGAACAGTTATGTCACAGCTCCCAGCATCCATCCTTACCACCCTCCCACCCAAGTGTCACCCTACATGGGGTACAGCGGCACCACGTCGGCCTATGTGACCGGCCCCACATGGCAGCCGCCCAGTGGCAGTGCTCTCTCTCCCCACAGCTGTGA